In the Microtus pennsylvanicus isolate mMicPen1 chromosome 6, mMicPen1.hap1, whole genome shotgun sequence genome, one interval contains:
- the Ddx39a gene encoding ATP-dependent RNA helicase DDX39A isoform X1: MAEQDVENELLDYDEDEEPQAPQESTPAPPKKDVKGSYVSIHSSGFRDFLLKPELLRAIVDCGFEHPSEVQHECIPQAILGMDVLCQAKSGMGKTAVFVLATLQQIEPINGQVSVLVMCHTRELAFQISKEYERFSKYMPSVKVSVFFGGLSIKKDEDVLKKNCPHVVVGTPGRILALVRSRSLNLRNVKHFVLDECDKMLEQLDMRRDVQEIFRLTPHEKQCMMFSATLSKEIRPVCRKFMQDPMEVFVDDETKLTLHGLQQYYVKLKDSEKNRKLFDLLDVLEFNQVVIFVKSVQRCMALAQLLVEQNFPAIAIHRGMPQEERLSRYQQFKDFQRRILVATNLFGRGMDIERVNIVFNYDMPEDSDTYLHRVARAGRFGTKGLAVTFVSDENDAKILNDVQDRFEVNVAELPEEIDISTYIEQSR, translated from the exons ATGGCAGAACAAGATGTGGAAAATGAGCTTTTGGACTATGATGAAGATGAAGAGCCCCAAGCACCCCAGGAGAGCACTCCAGCTCCCCCAAAGAAAGATGTCAAAGGGTCTTACGTGTCCATTCACAGTTCCGGTTTCCGGGACTTTCTGCTGAAGCCGGAGCTCCTGAGAGCCATAGTTGACTGTGGCTTTGAGCATCCTTCAGAGG TCCAGCATGAGTGTATTCCCCAGGCCATTCTGGGTATGGATGTCCTGTGCCAGGCCAAGTCTGGAATGGGTAAGACAGCTGTGTTTGTGCTGGCCACCCTGCAGCAGATCGAGCCCATCAATGGCCAG GTATCAGTACTGGTCATGTGCCATACAAGGGAGCTGGCCTTCCAGATCAGCAAGGAATATGAGCGCTTCTCTAAGTACATGCCCAGCGTTAAG GTATCTGTGTTCTTTGGGGGCCTTTCCATTAAGAAAGATGAAGATGTGTTGAAGAAGAACTGTCCCCATGTTGTGGTGGGGACACCAGGCCGGATCCTGGCACTTGTACGGAGCAGGAGCCTCAACCTAAGGAATGTGAAGCACTTTGTGCTAGATGAGTGTGACAAGATGCTGGAGCAGCTGG ACATGCGCCGGGACGTGCAAGAGATCTTTCGCCTGACACCCCATGAAAAGCAGTGTATGATGTTCAGCGCCACCCTGAGCAAGGAGATCCGGCCAGTCTGCAGGAAGTTCATGCAGGAT CCCATGGAAGTGTTTGTGGATGACGAGACCAAGCTCACACTGCACGGCCTACAGCAGTACTATGTCAAGCTCAAGGACAGCGAGAAGAACCGGAAACTCTTTGACCTCCTTGACGTCCTAGAGTTTAACCAG GTGGTGATCTTTGTCAAGTCTGTGCAACGCTGCATGGCCCTGGCCCAGCTCCTAGTGGAACAGAACTTCCCAGCCATTGCCATTCACCGAGGCATGCCCCAGGAGGAGCG CCTGTCCCGCTACCAGCAGTTCAAGGACTTCCAGCGGCGCATCCTGGTAGCTACCAATCTGTTTGGTAGAGGTATGGACATTGAGCGAGTGAACATTGTCTTCAACTATGACATGCCAGAGGACTCAGACACCTACCTTCACCGG GTGGCTCGTGCTGGTCGCTTTGGTACTAAAGGCCTGGCGGTCACTTTTGTATCTGATGAGAACGATGCCAAAATCCTCAATGATGTTCAGGACCGGTTTGAAGTGAATGTGGCAGAGCTTCCAGAAGAAATAGATATCTCTACATACA TTGAACAGAGCCGATAA
- the Ddx39a gene encoding ATP-dependent RNA helicase DDX39A isoform X2 → MSVTRCWSSWAPFPEAWLKAHWQSRSMLAANMRRDVQEIFRLTPHEKQCMMFSATLSKEIRPVCRKFMQDPMEVFVDDETKLTLHGLQQYYVKLKDSEKNRKLFDLLDVLEFNQVVIFVKSVQRCMALAQLLVEQNFPAIAIHRGMPQEERLSRYQQFKDFQRRILVATNLFGRGMDIERVNIVFNYDMPEDSDTYLHRVARAGRFGTKGLAVTFVSDENDAKILNDVQDRFEVNVAELPEEIDISTYIEQSR, encoded by the exons ATGAGTGTGACAAGATGCTGGAGCAGCTGG gctccctTTCCCGAAGCATGGCTCAAGGCGCACTGGCAGAGCCGCTCCATGCTGGCAGCGA ACATGCGCCGGGACGTGCAAGAGATCTTTCGCCTGACACCCCATGAAAAGCAGTGTATGATGTTCAGCGCCACCCTGAGCAAGGAGATCCGGCCAGTCTGCAGGAAGTTCATGCAGGAT CCCATGGAAGTGTTTGTGGATGACGAGACCAAGCTCACACTGCACGGCCTACAGCAGTACTATGTCAAGCTCAAGGACAGCGAGAAGAACCGGAAACTCTTTGACCTCCTTGACGTCCTAGAGTTTAACCAG GTGGTGATCTTTGTCAAGTCTGTGCAACGCTGCATGGCCCTGGCCCAGCTCCTAGTGGAACAGAACTTCCCAGCCATTGCCATTCACCGAGGCATGCCCCAGGAGGAGCG CCTGTCCCGCTACCAGCAGTTCAAGGACTTCCAGCGGCGCATCCTGGTAGCTACCAATCTGTTTGGTAGAGGTATGGACATTGAGCGAGTGAACATTGTCTTCAACTATGACATGCCAGAGGACTCAGACACCTACCTTCACCGG GTGGCTCGTGCTGGTCGCTTTGGTACTAAAGGCCTGGCGGTCACTTTTGTATCTGATGAGAACGATGCCAAAATCCTCAATGATGTTCAGGACCGGTTTGAAGTGAATGTGGCAGAGCTTCCAGAAGAAATAGATATCTCTACATACA TTGAACAGAGCCGATAA
- the Adgre5 gene encoding adhesion G protein-coupled receptor E5 isoform X1, whose translation MRGAHRRLLLLMCIPLSLSGAQTQKTRVCPRWPCPENSDCVDKRNCQCKPGFTSSGTNDNGLITSLLQTCEDVNECLLPGMSTICGSFATCQNTEGSYHCTCNLGYKLRSGETSFANKSENTCEVSVLFSASVDTGVTPAPSGSHTVTAAPGSLPKQPATVRPRTQPGDPGEKTPKDVNECASGQNRCHPSTHCINKLGNYSCNCRHGWKPVLGSPNGPINTVCEDIDECSTGQHQCHNSTVCNNTQGSYKCRCRPGWKLISRLLSDPKSIRCQEPFPAWTLLPTAQSRSLSHFSVEVQNLLRDFDPATANLTIQNLIEAMDKLLEAPTDIDTLNATDRHLVATVLLKYMEQSLRMLAQFLPKGPFTYTSPSNTELSLMIKEQDNKDITTVYQSQAWMKLDWALTAGAGRSENGYSLAGILSSPNMQKLLANASMDLTQSRDLLEELYESPVLNVSLTLLSNVSSIFLTNTDTGKLTSNVTFKFSYSSVESKRPREQLICAFWDTGDDGSGRWATDGCSMNDTGFCQCNHLSSFAILMAQYHVQDPRLELITKVGLSLSLICLLLCILTFLLVKPIQSSRTMVHLHLCICLFLGSLIFLVGVENEGGEVSPRCRLVAMLLHYLFLAAFCWMALEGVELYFLVVRVFQGQGLSIQWRCLIGYGVPLLIVAISAAAKLDGYGQQTYCWLNYKDGFLWSFVGPLAFIIFCNSAIFLITVWKLTAKFSEINPNMKKLRKARVLTITAIAQLIVLGSTWVFGLFLFDPHSRWLSYIFTLLNCLQGLFLFLMLCLLNKKVREEYRKWACMLAGNKYSEFSSSTAGTGTSQSQTRSLRASESGM comes from the exons TGATGTGCATCCCACTGAGCCTGTCAGGAGCCCAAACCCAGAAGACCAGAG TCTGTCCCCGCTGGCCGTGCCCTGAGAACTCAGATTGTGTGGATAAGAGGAACTGTCAATGCAAGCCAGGCTTCACCTCAAGTGGCACAAATGATAACGGGCTCATCACGAGTCTCCTACAGACCTGTGAAG ACGTCAACGAGTGTTTACTCCCTGGTATGTCAACGATTTGTGGCTCCTTCGCCACGTGTCAGAACACAGAGGGGAGCTACCACTGCACATGCAACCTGGGATATAAGCTCCGTTCTGGGGAGACATCCTTTGCTAACAAGAGTGAGAACACCTGTGAAG TGTCTGTCCTCTTCTCAGCATCAGTGGACACGGGGGTGACACCCGCGCCCTCCGGGAGCCACACAGTTACTGCTGCGCCTGGAAGTCTCCCTAAGCAGCCAGCTACAGTACGCCCACGGACACAGCCTGGAGACCCAGGAGAAAAGACACCCAAGG ATGTAAATGAATGTGCTTCCGGGCAAAACCGTTGCCACCCATCTACCCATTGCATCAACAAGTTGGGCAACTATTCTTGCAACTGTCGTCACGGCTGGAAACCTGTTCTTGGATCCCCCAATGGCCCAATCAACACAGTGTGTGAAG ATATTGATGAGTGCAGCACTGGGCAGCATCAGTGCCACAACTCCACTGTCTGCAATAACACCCAAGGCTCCTACAAGTGCCGCTGCCGCCCAGGTTGGAAGCTAATCTCTAGGTTGCTCAGTGACCCAAAGAGCATCAGGTGCCAAG AACCATTCCCTGCCTGGACACTGCTGCCCACAGCCCAGAGCCGG AGTCTCTCTCACTTCTCCGTTGAAGTCCAGAATCTGCTCAGGGACTTCGATCCAGCCACAGCCAACCTCACCATCCAG AATCTCATTGAGGCCATGGACAAGCTGCTGGAAGCCCCCACGGACATAGATACTCTAAACGCCACTGACCGCCACCTAGTGGCCACCGTGTTGCTCAAGTATATGGAACAAAGCCTTCGAATGTTGGCCCAGTTCTTACCCAAAGGTCCCTTCACCTACACGTCCCCTTCAAACACTG AACTGTCCCTGATGATCAAGGAACAAGACAACAAAGATATCACCACAGTGTACCAAAGCCAAGCTTGGATGAAACTGGACTGGGCTTTGACAGCTGGAGCTGGACGCTCAGAAAATG GCTACTCCTTGGCAGGCATCCTGTCCAGTCCAAACATGCAGAAGCTGCTGGCCAATGCCTCCATGGACCTGACCCAGAGTCGGGATCTACTGGAGGAGCTCTACGAAAGCCCAGTTCTGAATGTGTCACTCACGCTCCTCTCAAACGTCAGCTCCATTTTCCTGACCAACACAGACACTGGGAAGCTCACCTCGAACGTCACCTTCAAATTCTCCTATTCTTCT GTGGAGTCAAAGCGGCCCCGTGAACAGCTGATATGTGCCTTTTGGGACACTGGTGACGATGGGAGTGGGCGCTGGGCCACTGACGGCTGCTCAATGAATGACACTGGTTTCTGCCAGTGCAACCATCTGAGCAGCTTCGCCATCCTAATGGCCCAGTACCACGTGCAG GACCCGAGACTGGAGTTGATCACCAAGGTGGGgctgtctctctccctcatctgcctgctgctgtgtaTCCTGACCTTCCTGCTGGTGAAGCCCATCCAGAGCTCCCGGACCATGGTGCACCTGCACCTGTGCATCTGCCTTTTCCTGGGCTCTCTCATATTCCTGGTTGGCGTCGAGAATGAAGGGGGTGAG GTGAGCCCACGCTGCCGCCTGGTGGCAATGCTGCTGCACTACCTCTTCCTGGCGGCCTTCTGCTGGATGGCCCTGGAAGGTGTGGAGCTCTACTTCCTCGTGGTGCGTGTGTTCCAGGGCCAAGGCCTGAGCATACAGTGGCGCTGCCTGATAGGCTATGGGGTGCCCCTCCTCATTGTGGCCATCTCAGCGGCTGCCAAATTGGATGGCTATGGACAGCAAACATA CTGCTGGTTAAACTATAAGGATGGCTTTCTCTGGAGCTTTGTGGGACCCCTGGCCTTCATCATTTTT TGTAACTCTGCCATTTTCCTCATCACTGTCTGGAAGCTCACAGCAAAGTTTTCTGAAATCAACCCAAACATGAAGAAATTAAGGAAGGCAAG GGTGCTGACCATCACAGCCATTGCCCAACTCATCGTGCTGGGTAGTACCTGGGTCTTCGGCCTGTTCCTCTTCGACCCCCACAGCAGATGGCTGTCCTACATCTTCACCCTGCTCAATTGCCTACAAggcctcttcctcttcttgaTGCTTTGCCTGCTCAACAAGAAG GTGAGGGAAGAGTACCGAAAGTGGGCCTGCATGCTTGCCGGCAACAAGTACTCGGAGTTCAGCTCTTCCACAGCGGGCACTGGCACCAGCCAGAGTCAAACACGGTCTCTCAGGGCCTCAGAATCAGGGATGTGA
- the Adgre5 gene encoding adhesion G protein-coupled receptor E5 isoform X2 codes for MRGAHRRLLLLMCIPLSLSGAQTQKTRVCPRWPCPENSDCVDKRNCQCKPGFTSSGTNDNGLITSLLQTCEDVNECLLPGMSTICGSFATCQNTEGSYHCTCNLGYKLRSGETSFANKSENTCEASVDTGVTPAPSGSHTVTAAPGSLPKQPATVRPRTQPGDPGEKTPKDVNECASGQNRCHPSTHCINKLGNYSCNCRHGWKPVLGSPNGPINTVCEDIDECSTGQHQCHNSTVCNNTQGSYKCRCRPGWKLISRLLSDPKSIRCQEPFPAWTLLPTAQSRSLSHFSVEVQNLLRDFDPATANLTIQNLIEAMDKLLEAPTDIDTLNATDRHLVATVLLKYMEQSLRMLAQFLPKGPFTYTSPSNTELSLMIKEQDNKDITTVYQSQAWMKLDWALTAGAGRSENGYSLAGILSSPNMQKLLANASMDLTQSRDLLEELYESPVLNVSLTLLSNVSSIFLTNTDTGKLTSNVTFKFSYSSVESKRPREQLICAFWDTGDDGSGRWATDGCSMNDTGFCQCNHLSSFAILMAQYHVQDPRLELITKVGLSLSLICLLLCILTFLLVKPIQSSRTMVHLHLCICLFLGSLIFLVGVENEGGEVSPRCRLVAMLLHYLFLAAFCWMALEGVELYFLVVRVFQGQGLSIQWRCLIGYGVPLLIVAISAAAKLDGYGQQTYCWLNYKDGFLWSFVGPLAFIIFCNSAIFLITVWKLTAKFSEINPNMKKLRKARVLTITAIAQLIVLGSTWVFGLFLFDPHSRWLSYIFTLLNCLQGLFLFLMLCLLNKKVREEYRKWACMLAGNKYSEFSSSTAGTGTSQSQTRSLRASESGM; via the exons TGATGTGCATCCCACTGAGCCTGTCAGGAGCCCAAACCCAGAAGACCAGAG TCTGTCCCCGCTGGCCGTGCCCTGAGAACTCAGATTGTGTGGATAAGAGGAACTGTCAATGCAAGCCAGGCTTCACCTCAAGTGGCACAAATGATAACGGGCTCATCACGAGTCTCCTACAGACCTGTGAAG ACGTCAACGAGTGTTTACTCCCTGGTATGTCAACGATTTGTGGCTCCTTCGCCACGTGTCAGAACACAGAGGGGAGCTACCACTGCACATGCAACCTGGGATATAAGCTCCGTTCTGGGGAGACATCCTTTGCTAACAAGAGTGAGAACACCTGTGAAG CATCAGTGGACACGGGGGTGACACCCGCGCCCTCCGGGAGCCACACAGTTACTGCTGCGCCTGGAAGTCTCCCTAAGCAGCCAGCTACAGTACGCCCACGGACACAGCCTGGAGACCCAGGAGAAAAGACACCCAAGG ATGTAAATGAATGTGCTTCCGGGCAAAACCGTTGCCACCCATCTACCCATTGCATCAACAAGTTGGGCAACTATTCTTGCAACTGTCGTCACGGCTGGAAACCTGTTCTTGGATCCCCCAATGGCCCAATCAACACAGTGTGTGAAG ATATTGATGAGTGCAGCACTGGGCAGCATCAGTGCCACAACTCCACTGTCTGCAATAACACCCAAGGCTCCTACAAGTGCCGCTGCCGCCCAGGTTGGAAGCTAATCTCTAGGTTGCTCAGTGACCCAAAGAGCATCAGGTGCCAAG AACCATTCCCTGCCTGGACACTGCTGCCCACAGCCCAGAGCCGG AGTCTCTCTCACTTCTCCGTTGAAGTCCAGAATCTGCTCAGGGACTTCGATCCAGCCACAGCCAACCTCACCATCCAG AATCTCATTGAGGCCATGGACAAGCTGCTGGAAGCCCCCACGGACATAGATACTCTAAACGCCACTGACCGCCACCTAGTGGCCACCGTGTTGCTCAAGTATATGGAACAAAGCCTTCGAATGTTGGCCCAGTTCTTACCCAAAGGTCCCTTCACCTACACGTCCCCTTCAAACACTG AACTGTCCCTGATGATCAAGGAACAAGACAACAAAGATATCACCACAGTGTACCAAAGCCAAGCTTGGATGAAACTGGACTGGGCTTTGACAGCTGGAGCTGGACGCTCAGAAAATG GCTACTCCTTGGCAGGCATCCTGTCCAGTCCAAACATGCAGAAGCTGCTGGCCAATGCCTCCATGGACCTGACCCAGAGTCGGGATCTACTGGAGGAGCTCTACGAAAGCCCAGTTCTGAATGTGTCACTCACGCTCCTCTCAAACGTCAGCTCCATTTTCCTGACCAACACAGACACTGGGAAGCTCACCTCGAACGTCACCTTCAAATTCTCCTATTCTTCT GTGGAGTCAAAGCGGCCCCGTGAACAGCTGATATGTGCCTTTTGGGACACTGGTGACGATGGGAGTGGGCGCTGGGCCACTGACGGCTGCTCAATGAATGACACTGGTTTCTGCCAGTGCAACCATCTGAGCAGCTTCGCCATCCTAATGGCCCAGTACCACGTGCAG GACCCGAGACTGGAGTTGATCACCAAGGTGGGgctgtctctctccctcatctgcctgctgctgtgtaTCCTGACCTTCCTGCTGGTGAAGCCCATCCAGAGCTCCCGGACCATGGTGCACCTGCACCTGTGCATCTGCCTTTTCCTGGGCTCTCTCATATTCCTGGTTGGCGTCGAGAATGAAGGGGGTGAG GTGAGCCCACGCTGCCGCCTGGTGGCAATGCTGCTGCACTACCTCTTCCTGGCGGCCTTCTGCTGGATGGCCCTGGAAGGTGTGGAGCTCTACTTCCTCGTGGTGCGTGTGTTCCAGGGCCAAGGCCTGAGCATACAGTGGCGCTGCCTGATAGGCTATGGGGTGCCCCTCCTCATTGTGGCCATCTCAGCGGCTGCCAAATTGGATGGCTATGGACAGCAAACATA CTGCTGGTTAAACTATAAGGATGGCTTTCTCTGGAGCTTTGTGGGACCCCTGGCCTTCATCATTTTT TGTAACTCTGCCATTTTCCTCATCACTGTCTGGAAGCTCACAGCAAAGTTTTCTGAAATCAACCCAAACATGAAGAAATTAAGGAAGGCAAG GGTGCTGACCATCACAGCCATTGCCCAACTCATCGTGCTGGGTAGTACCTGGGTCTTCGGCCTGTTCCTCTTCGACCCCCACAGCAGATGGCTGTCCTACATCTTCACCCTGCTCAATTGCCTACAAggcctcttcctcttcttgaTGCTTTGCCTGCTCAACAAGAAG GTGAGGGAAGAGTACCGAAAGTGGGCCTGCATGCTTGCCGGCAACAAGTACTCGGAGTTCAGCTCTTCCACAGCGGGCACTGGCACCAGCCAGAGTCAAACACGGTCTCTCAGGGCCTCAGAATCAGGGATGTGA
- the Adgre5 gene encoding adhesion G protein-coupled receptor E5 isoform X3, translating to MRGAHRRLLLLMCIPLSLSGAQTQKTRVCPRWPCPENSDCVDKRNCQCKPGFTSSGTNDNGLITSLLQTCEDVNECLLPGMSTICGSFATCQNTEGSYHCTCNLGYKLRSGETSFANKSENTCEDIDECSTGQHQCHNSTVCNNTQGSYKCRCRPGWKLISRLLSDPKSIRCQEPFPAWTLLPTAQSRSLSHFSVEVQNLLRDFDPATANLTIQNLIEAMDKLLEAPTDIDTLNATDRHLVATVLLKYMEQSLRMLAQFLPKGPFTYTSPSNTELSLMIKEQDNKDITTVYQSQAWMKLDWALTAGAGRSENGYSLAGILSSPNMQKLLANASMDLTQSRDLLEELYESPVLNVSLTLLSNVSSIFLTNTDTGKLTSNVTFKFSYSSVESKRPREQLICAFWDTGDDGSGRWATDGCSMNDTGFCQCNHLSSFAILMAQYHVQDPRLELITKVGLSLSLICLLLCILTFLLVKPIQSSRTMVHLHLCICLFLGSLIFLVGVENEGGEVSPRCRLVAMLLHYLFLAAFCWMALEGVELYFLVVRVFQGQGLSIQWRCLIGYGVPLLIVAISAAAKLDGYGQQTYCWLNYKDGFLWSFVGPLAFIIFCNSAIFLITVWKLTAKFSEINPNMKKLRKARVLTITAIAQLIVLGSTWVFGLFLFDPHSRWLSYIFTLLNCLQGLFLFLMLCLLNKKVREEYRKWACMLAGNKYSEFSSSTAGTGTSQSQTRSLRASESGM from the exons TGATGTGCATCCCACTGAGCCTGTCAGGAGCCCAAACCCAGAAGACCAGAG TCTGTCCCCGCTGGCCGTGCCCTGAGAACTCAGATTGTGTGGATAAGAGGAACTGTCAATGCAAGCCAGGCTTCACCTCAAGTGGCACAAATGATAACGGGCTCATCACGAGTCTCCTACAGACCTGTGAAG ACGTCAACGAGTGTTTACTCCCTGGTATGTCAACGATTTGTGGCTCCTTCGCCACGTGTCAGAACACAGAGGGGAGCTACCACTGCACATGCAACCTGGGATATAAGCTCCGTTCTGGGGAGACATCCTTTGCTAACAAGAGTGAGAACACCTGTGAAG ATATTGATGAGTGCAGCACTGGGCAGCATCAGTGCCACAACTCCACTGTCTGCAATAACACCCAAGGCTCCTACAAGTGCCGCTGCCGCCCAGGTTGGAAGCTAATCTCTAGGTTGCTCAGTGACCCAAAGAGCATCAGGTGCCAAG AACCATTCCCTGCCTGGACACTGCTGCCCACAGCCCAGAGCCGG AGTCTCTCTCACTTCTCCGTTGAAGTCCAGAATCTGCTCAGGGACTTCGATCCAGCCACAGCCAACCTCACCATCCAG AATCTCATTGAGGCCATGGACAAGCTGCTGGAAGCCCCCACGGACATAGATACTCTAAACGCCACTGACCGCCACCTAGTGGCCACCGTGTTGCTCAAGTATATGGAACAAAGCCTTCGAATGTTGGCCCAGTTCTTACCCAAAGGTCCCTTCACCTACACGTCCCCTTCAAACACTG AACTGTCCCTGATGATCAAGGAACAAGACAACAAAGATATCACCACAGTGTACCAAAGCCAAGCTTGGATGAAACTGGACTGGGCTTTGACAGCTGGAGCTGGACGCTCAGAAAATG GCTACTCCTTGGCAGGCATCCTGTCCAGTCCAAACATGCAGAAGCTGCTGGCCAATGCCTCCATGGACCTGACCCAGAGTCGGGATCTACTGGAGGAGCTCTACGAAAGCCCAGTTCTGAATGTGTCACTCACGCTCCTCTCAAACGTCAGCTCCATTTTCCTGACCAACACAGACACTGGGAAGCTCACCTCGAACGTCACCTTCAAATTCTCCTATTCTTCT GTGGAGTCAAAGCGGCCCCGTGAACAGCTGATATGTGCCTTTTGGGACACTGGTGACGATGGGAGTGGGCGCTGGGCCACTGACGGCTGCTCAATGAATGACACTGGTTTCTGCCAGTGCAACCATCTGAGCAGCTTCGCCATCCTAATGGCCCAGTACCACGTGCAG GACCCGAGACTGGAGTTGATCACCAAGGTGGGgctgtctctctccctcatctgcctgctgctgtgtaTCCTGACCTTCCTGCTGGTGAAGCCCATCCAGAGCTCCCGGACCATGGTGCACCTGCACCTGTGCATCTGCCTTTTCCTGGGCTCTCTCATATTCCTGGTTGGCGTCGAGAATGAAGGGGGTGAG GTGAGCCCACGCTGCCGCCTGGTGGCAATGCTGCTGCACTACCTCTTCCTGGCGGCCTTCTGCTGGATGGCCCTGGAAGGTGTGGAGCTCTACTTCCTCGTGGTGCGTGTGTTCCAGGGCCAAGGCCTGAGCATACAGTGGCGCTGCCTGATAGGCTATGGGGTGCCCCTCCTCATTGTGGCCATCTCAGCGGCTGCCAAATTGGATGGCTATGGACAGCAAACATA CTGCTGGTTAAACTATAAGGATGGCTTTCTCTGGAGCTTTGTGGGACCCCTGGCCTTCATCATTTTT TGTAACTCTGCCATTTTCCTCATCACTGTCTGGAAGCTCACAGCAAAGTTTTCTGAAATCAACCCAAACATGAAGAAATTAAGGAAGGCAAG GGTGCTGACCATCACAGCCATTGCCCAACTCATCGTGCTGGGTAGTACCTGGGTCTTCGGCCTGTTCCTCTTCGACCCCCACAGCAGATGGCTGTCCTACATCTTCACCCTGCTCAATTGCCTACAAggcctcttcctcttcttgaTGCTTTGCCTGCTCAACAAGAAG GTGAGGGAAGAGTACCGAAAGTGGGCCTGCATGCTTGCCGGCAACAAGTACTCGGAGTTCAGCTCTTCCACAGCGGGCACTGGCACCAGCCAGAGTCAAACACGGTCTCTCAGGGCCTCAGAATCAGGGATGTGA